From Populus alba chromosome 16, ASM523922v2, whole genome shotgun sequence:
ACATACATTgcatttattttaacaaaacaagAGCCATTAAACTTGGACATTTCTCtcggaataaaataaaagttgtattTAATCTTCGCCACTGCGATCTGCATTGATCTCATCAAGAATCACCACAAGAGCTGTTATAAAGGCATAATCAACATTAGGATACACAGTCACCCCAAAACTGTCTGTATCCAAAATAGTACTTGCGAGAGAATGTTTTCTATGCATCTGCATTTAcgtgaaaaaaacaatattagtaTGAACTCTTCTGAAGATAAATTTCTTGATTAAAATAGGATATATTAACAAATTTGAAGCCTTTCAATTTGCAATAAACAAAGGGTAGGGCAACAAGTTCCAAATTAACCAAAATGTAAGACTCGAATATTATAAGTGCGGGTGTGAATAAAAGAAATTCTCAAACAATATTATTGTTCTTATTAATCGGTTAACTATGTTATGAAAGTACAAAAAGGTAAATTGAAAAACGTAAAATAGTATATCTAATgtgaaaatatttctaaaaacttGTATGGTGCACTATTTTAAAACCTTAACCATCAAGTTAAGAGGTCTACATCGGCcaggatttaataaaaataaaaagataattaatttagtataatctttttaaaaacttaGACAACCCCTGACGCTGCTAGTCAAAGTAAAACTCAGTCATAActaattaatctttttctttttagttttttttttcaaactaatattatttttatttttttatgaaacaaaaaaatttaattgacctTGAGATCTATAAATTTCCCCGAGTCAAGTTTACAAAATTAtagtatcataaataaaataacaataattgaaattaaaaatccatTGGATGCAAACCACTATATTTAATGTTTCTTAGCAATGGTCTTTGATActatttaaaactataattattgaattaacaaaaaataattctccttGAAAAGTTACCAATTACTAAAACTCAAAATACTATTCATTATATAGTATAAGTATAAAATtacccttgaaaaaaaaaagcattgaatTAGGCATTAAGGATCATGTAGTCTTTTCACAATGACATAATtgtcttttataaattttataaagttagACAGACCATTTCTATTTTgtgcacattaaaattattaatttaaccctataataaaaaatatataatgccTATTattaaggggttttttttttatctttttaattttttttaaaagagtgtaattattttaatatccttGATAACAAAATCAACATCTCTCTTataagggtgtttttttttttgtcatttcacattagttttattataaattccAATGCTATTCAAGGGCATTGTTGTCATTTACATTAattaaatgtaattaaaaaaaaaaatattggcatATGTTAATGACCCCACATTGTTTGGGTAACGTGTATGAGGTCATCTGGCTACCAAACACTATATTTTGAAATGGCATGTAAAAGGTCTTAATTACTTTGAACTTCACGTCcgcaatttattttcttcttcacaTTTGATTATTGTCCTTTTAATTATtactgttttatattttaaataagccATGGaattacaaatgttttttttttttcatttcaccctcgttttattttgttattttttaaatttgtttcttatttttttattataatttttattttatttttaataagctataaaattatgaagagAAATTTATGTCGGTGACTAACGATATAAATGCCGACAAACAGTGTCTGTCGGTGACTTTTACCGATGGAGTGTGTTTTTTATGCTGACGGAGCCATTTCATCGACAACACCGTTAAGGCATTTAATGGCCGCGTCATTCGCATTCATCCCGTAGAGAATCACCACCACAAGAGCCACTATGAAGGCATAATCAACATTAGGCATGATCGCGAGAATGTGTCTTCCATGCACCTGCGTTCACATAATAAGAGAAATACTGGCATGAGATATTAATTATGAAGACAACTTTCTTGATTAAAACAATAATCGGTTTTAATGTAAATGATGTCATGACATCTGGGGTATTTCTACGACAGCCTCAGCCACAGACATATaactatattaaaatgatgGATATATTATCAaggttttgatttaatttagtaTTGTTCAAAACTTTTTActtcatataaaaatcattatgtatttgtaatttttttattattaattcatgtACAATAAATCCCAGTAAATAATCCTAGCTCCACCCTGCATATAGTTCTGTATGAGAAGATGATGTTGGTTAAATTTATTACATATTGTCATATTTCATAAATAAGTTTTGTTAATGTTACTTGTGCAAGCATGGTATTGGAATCTCCAAGAAGTATAGAGCAGGAACTCTCGCTGTAGCCTTCTTTGACCTTGAAATCAGGGACCTCTCCTTTGTTATTACCCAAGAATACGTCTAAGTCAGTCTTGAATTGGAACAGCTTTGATTTCTTGGCTGTGAAAAGCAAGTCTTTCTCCTCCTTGCTTTCCCCTCTAAAAGCTTCCCAACTTCGATGCATGGTCATTATCTGGAGAAAAGGATAACACGCAGCAAGCCATATcattgaagatgaagaagaaaacaaatgaaatgatCAATTAAGCATACCTTCTGCCTGAGATTGACAAGGGTGTTCCCAGCAGCATCTTTCAGAAAACGACGAACAGGCATGCTTAAGAGTTTACTCTTGACTTGGAAGATGAGGGTGCCATTAATGTCAGACACCTTAAAATCATTCTCTCCAAGACTCCATAGCTCTGGGGAGACGGCGAGTTCAACAGGGTACTGTGCCAGGTACTGTGGCCCTATTACCACCACTGGATGCTCCACCGGCGGGTATGTTCTCATAGCAGGAACGGGGTTGCTTGGTGCTTGCCCAGTAGCCATAATCACAAAAACACAATAGTACTTGAAGAATTAAACAGAGAAAAATAGCTAAATTTCTATATCATGCAGGTCTTGATGGTTTTATTAGTTAGTCTTTGAGGGGAACGGTGGATGTCTTTTATAGTGCCAATTAACAAGGGGCATGTCGtgtctttaaataaaaaaaaaatgggcagtctttctttcaaaattacaaCAATAAGAATGGCCTCTTCTTTTAGCAGTGGAGCCGGCAGACACggttttatgagtttttttcttgtgaacaaaTAATGGCACCTAGGACAGTTTGTTGTCTTCATCCCTATTTTGTGGTTTCTTACAATTTCAATCCTTAAATATTTCTTCATTtctatttcatcctttaatgcttcaaattgtctttttaaatttattttataggggATGTTTTCGCTTTAAATTTATGTGCTTCACCTCTCATATCCGGTTTTCTGGGAACTATAATTACATcccacaaaatattaaaaagaaaggacCAATATTACCGTGTGAAACAATGAAAGGatgaatttagattttatttgacACGGAGATAAGGTAATCCCAAAAGCCAATATATCGTCGCCATGTCTGCAACCTTATCTCTACAGCAGAGATGGGGACAGAAAGTGGGGAGAGAACGAGTTGAAGACTTCAGAAAAACGAGTCATAGAGTGAAAGGACGTGCAGTAGTGAAAGGTGCATTAGCGAAAATGGTGTGGAGTAGACATTGGGTTTTCTGGGTGGAGCATTAgcgaaaataatatatagagcCTTGAAGTTGACTATTGTGCTAAATCTAAAATGTACATAGCTCAGTTGCCTTGTTTGAAACCGTTGACATTggcttctaaataaaaaatccatctCCTTCCTTGATTGTGTTTACGGCCATATGCCTGTATCTTTTAAAAGGTCAACACAAGAGAGAAAAAGGCGTgtagagaaatgaaaaaaaattgtgatgatGTACTAAAATGTAAATAGCTCAGTTGCCTTGATtgaaccttgttttttttttttttatatatataaagtaaggGGTAAGGTCTTTGTGTATAAAATACGCCAGAACTTAATTTATCGGATGTGttgttgattctttttctcgGATTAGAAGAAGGGTGGAAATCCCAGGATAATTAATCGAAGAACATGTATTTAGTAGTGTGAACCATACTGAAAAAGATTTCTAAGCATGTAAAGGAAACCATGAAGAAATTCATACTTAGgttccgtttgtttgcaggaaagttgtttcattttggaaagtgaattccgggaaaagtgaattcctagaaagtgaattccgagaaagtatttttcgatatttgacagtgttatggaaaatgaactggaaaacactttccagtgtttgtttatgttatggaaaatgaactggaaaataatttattaatgaattaattttttttcaggtttatctaatatatataaaatatttaatataaatatttaatcacttacaataaaaaaattaaatctaaaaaatataataatgaatttttattattattatatgctatattcatatatagcttattttatagaatataactatatatgtcatatcatattatatagaaataagcctataaaatattttttaagtaaaacctaataatatatttttttcaattttaaaagcttaaaataagtattttttttcatatgaagaaagccaaattagtttttttttttttttttcatatgacaATATTTGCTTGGGAGCATTTTATGATGTTGCAGTGCCACCTGCATACTATGCTCATCTTGCTGCATTTCGAGCTTGTTTCTATATGGAACCAGAGACATCAGACAGTGAATCAATTGCAAATGGCATGGCTGGTGGACGTGGAGGTGTTGGTGCGGGTCCCCGAAGGAAAGATTTGTTTcaagtgaaaaagaaaagtgttttccaagaataaaaagcggaaaacactttcctgatgTTAAAGttaacattttcctttgaccagaatttgatttcctttgactcactttccatgtatttacaaaacatggaaaagtgaggaaaatggtttccaggaaagtaaATTCCTAGAAACAAACGGGCCCTTAGAAAATACTAGGTGAAAGGAATCTATTGGAAGAATCCATGTAGAAGGAGCTCGtactttaaatgtttttctaagaGGCCAAGGAGAGTGAATCCATAGAAAAGGAACTTATACTTAGGTtctgtttgtttgcaggaaagtggtttccttttggaaagtgaattccgaggaaagtgaattccggaaaagtattttccgatgtttggtagtgttatggaaaatgaactggaaaacactttccagtgtttggttgtattatggaaaatgaactggaaaataatttagcaatgaattaaattttttttcaagtttatctaatatatataaaatatttaatcacttacaataaaaaaaaatgaaatctaaaaagtataatgatgaattttttttattatatcctatattcatacatagcttattttataaaatataactatatatatcatatcatatcatattatagagaaataagcttgttaaatattttttacgtaaaaccttttaatatatatttttcaattttaaaagcttaaaataagtttttttttccatatgaagaaagccaaattagtttatggtaagagttatatatttgggttttttttttttgtataaagaattttttaaaagataaatacatacaaaaatatttttatggattttttggataaatattttttttatacgggTAGAGGcaattatctctttaatatccctttaatatatatcaaataaacatcaagatataaatacaaatatctaacatcaaacatagtcatgcataaatattaagttttcatgtcatatacatacatattagttgaaattacaaacataaacatgctagaccgaattaaacaagtaaacatactcgttaaataacaaatatagtctgaacccaaattttaaaCATAGTCAAACCATCTTAGCAATCAGGCCTGTAGCAGTGTTGGTTCACAAAATTTTGAACCcaaatttttctcaaattagcattttttgccataaatgcttttgccaacatttcattttggaccaaatgatcAAATGCATCCCCAAGAGTGATCTCATCAAAGCCTTCAATTTTCATCACTTCCGTATACAGcgcattaacatcaagttgatttttgctgAGGCTTTGAATTCCAAATGCTACATCTCCAATCTGTTTAGACAACTTTTCAATACCATCATCTTCGTACATGCGATTTCTCTTCCTATGTTGCCTCTTTTGTGTACTAGAGGTAGAAGTTTCTTTTCCCTTATAACTTTCTTCATATTcaccttcattttcaattgaaattgattgctCTTCAGTGTTCTCTTCCAAGTTAACATCAACATATGATTTGGCATAATTTCCGGTTGCCATGtcttttccaacaacaattgCCATTGCCTTgtacatatcaagttttttgttgagaaacttGTCATGATTGAGATGTGCCTATTCATAAAGTttagaatatataattttttagttcattgtataacattttagaaacaaaagtaaacaaaaaaattacaaagagtataatatttatcataccttcacttcttcatcatatacatctttcgaaactgtaatcatcttcaaacaatcatcccagccaaagccacttttatttttaagtttggttattaTTCTCCATTCTTTTTTCACGGTCTTGAGATGATTGTCCACATGTTTAGGCTCACATTGGACGTTGAACTTTTGACATATTTCTATAGCCACCTTAACAAAAGATTTTGCTTTGAATGTAGAAGAAGGTTTGCTTCCTTTAAGTGCCTCCTCAGCTAATATTTCAAGCAACATGTGAGACATAGGCTTAGACCATGTGAAGTGCTTgccctttaatttttcattctgcgtggaactcatttctacaaaaaaagaaattacaaatttatacaaaataaaatcataaaatatttagatttaataactttcatataaaaactaaaattaataattaaaagagaaattgtaGTAAAGTCAACATCTACTCGAAAtacataacaaagataatacaaactcaagcaagacataaaaaaaaaaaacacatataattaacactcaattactagtttctttgagtgttatagtcattccacatggttgatgcaatcatttctctttttgttatccacTCCCTATTCTCTTCCCTTTCCTCCCGTTGATTTAAGTTGATTGTTCGTCTAATTGGTTCACTATCCGAACATATTTCTTCCATAATAAAGTCATAAGGATCAACCCCCATTATatgattatgaataatacaacatgcaagcacaacatctacttgtgtttcataggaccaaaaagattttccatcaattgatctaaaacgactcttcaaaataccaaaccctCGCTCAATAGTTGTTCTCAATGAAGAGTGTCGAAGATTAAAtagctccttttcattttctagtGCGCGTTCTGTAAACTCATTCAAGTGATATCGAACTCCACGAAAAGAAGAAATGATTCCTTTTCGAATACCGTAACCAGCATCACCAAGATAATATTTccctacaaattaaaaaaaataaaatgtattacTATCTTTATGTAATAAGatgttttatatgtttattgcatataataaaatactttattaTATACCTTCTGGAATTTTTAGACCACTAGGTCTTGATAATGCATCACCTAAAACCCGTGAATCATGTGCACTTCCTTCCCAAccagctaaaacatatataaacttcaaatcaaaagttatagctgctaaaacattttgtgttgttccttcttttcAACCTCGAAACTTTCCTTGAATCTCAATAGGAACATTTGCAGGAACATGGGTACCATCAATTGCTCCCACACAATCCTATATAGAcatgaaaaaatgatttataaacttttcttctagatgtaattaattaatgtataaaaatattggtattgttatcataccttaaaataaggatagaatCTTTGATTGTTCATTATCTCCGCTGGAACTGTATCCTCTGGATCTTTAATAaggtgtttgtataacttaagaattgcttttaaaacaattctaaagtaaCGATAGATAGTTTCAACATACCTATAGTATATACcactaataaaacaaaatctttggTTTTGTCCTACAATTTATAAGAACACAATTACTTTCTCCCTAATCGACACATTTTGAGTTGATCGTAATAGGTCATGACTTGTGAGAACATCACACAATCTATAGAAGACAACAGGTTTCATACAAATTTGTTCAACGCAATGTCTATCACCTCGATTCAAAATGCTGTCAATATAGAATTCTCGTTGAGCAATTGCATTTATACGTGGTTCTCGTGGTATATtaattctatttctttcttgttcaataATAGCTACCCCTGTAGCTATCACAGTTACAGCTGCTCCCATACATGCTGCATGAATTATCTTACTATCCATAACATGAAAGTGAAGTTTTCTGATAACGAAACCTAAAAAATtagggaaataaatattaaaaaaagcatataaaatacttacaAAATTAATGCAATAAATTACCGGCATAGTCACACAAATTTATCCATATATAACAAATACAATCAAACActaatcataaattaatcaaatcaaaataaaacacaaattccCCATTAACATCCCCAATTACACTGTTTCATTCCCATTTTCCCTATAATTTTGTCATAACCGTTTCTTCCATTATTCTCCATTAGCATTGAACTATTTCATTGTTCCCATTCCCCTCCCATTCCCCTCTCCTCTCTCGGTTCAGTTCCCCCAATTCCCCTCTCATCTCTCGGTTCaattctcctctcctctctcggTTCAGTTCACCGAAATCACCGAAATCCCCTCTCATTTTTGTTCCCATTCCCCTCCAATTCCCCTCTCCTCTCTCGGTTTAGTTCCCCCAATTCCCCTCTCATCTCTCGGTTCAGTTCCCCTCTCCTCTCTCGGTTCAGTTCACCGAAATCCCCTCTCATTTCTGTTCCTATTCCCCTCCAATTCCCCTCTCCTCTCTCGGTTTAGTTCCCCCAATTCCCCTCTCATCTCTCGGTTCAGTTCACCGAAATCCCCTCTCATTTATGTTCCCATTTTGTTTGCAAAGTTCACCAAAATCACTGTTAAAAGAGAGCAACGGTTCACTGTCTCGCACAGAAATCTCCCCCCCGTTTGGTCTCCCAGTAGCGGATTGATCGCCCCCCCATCTCTCAGTAGCAGATTGatcgccccccccccccccgtttTGTCTCTCGGTCTCTTAGCAGTAGCAGAAATTGCCCCCCTAACATAAATGATCGCCCCCCCCATTCGTTTTGATGTTATGGAAATTGATCGCCCTCCCTCACAGAAATCAatcgccccccccccccccgtttTGGCCTCTCTGTCAACAGAAATCAATCGCCCCCCCCTGTTGTGGCCTCTCTCTGTTCACAGTTATCTCCCCCCTGGTTTGTCTCTCTGTTTGGTTAGGGAGCTGCCGAATTTTTCCTCCTTCATGAAGAAGACAACAGTAACAGTGGtagtaaaatgtgttttttttttgggttgcttGATTAGTTGAATGTGACGAGATTGATGAGAAGagttatggaaaaaaatatgacagTAGCAGTAGCAGAATATCAAAGATTTatccctttattttttcatatctacgcagaagaaaaacataaaggagaaatgaaagaggaaaaaaaatacctgaTATTTT
This genomic window contains:
- the LOC118056125 gene encoding protein LURP-one-related 15; its protein translation is MATGQAPSNPVPAMRTYPPVEHPVVVIGPQYLAQYPVELAVSPELWSLGENDFKVSDINGTLIFQVKSKLLSMPVRRFLKDAAGNTLVNLRQKIMTMHRSWEAFRGESKEEKDLLFTAKKSKLFQFKTDLDVFLGNNKGEVPDFKVKEGYSESSCSILLGDSNTMLAQVHGRHILAIMPNVDYAFIVALVVVILYGMNANDAAIKCLNGVVDEMAPSA